The following is a genomic window from Synechococcus sp. JA-2-3B'a(2-13).
ATGGCTTCTTCAATCTCGATGATGATGGAGGGTTGGATCCCTTCTGTAGGCTCATCCAGGAGCAAAAGTTTGGGCTCTGCCACCAAAGCCCTGGCGATGGCCAGTTGCTGCTGCTGCCCACCGCTCAAATCCCCACCCAGCCGTTTAAGAAAAGAACGCAGAATTGGGAATAGGTCATAGACAAACTCAGGTATGATCCGTTCTCTGTCCGGTGCCGCTTCTAGCCCCACCAGCAGGTTTTCCTCAACCGTTAGGCGAGGAAATATCTCTCGACCTTGGGGTACATAGCCAATACCGGCGCGGGCTCGCCAATTGGGAGGGTAATGGTTGATAGGACGGCCCTCAAAAGCAATTTTGCCTGTGCAGTCTTTCAGAAGTCCCATCAGGGCTTTAAGTGTGGTGGTTTTGCCCATACCATTGCGGCCCAGAAGGCAAACCGCTTGGCCGGGAAAGATCTTAAAAGAGAGATCCTTCACAATTAAACTCTGACCATAGTAAACCCTCAAGTTGGAGACCTCCAGGAGAGGCCCGGATCCATCTCGGGATAAGTTTTGTGTTGCGGTCGCGTTTTCCGTATTCATAGGCCTGCGCATGAGTCGATTAGATACAGAACTATAGCCTCTTTGCTTAGTTTTTCCCCTTGTGGGATCCGAGATAGACCTCAATCACTCGCGGGTCGTTTTTCACATCCTCAAAGGTACCTTCGCACAGCACCGAGCCTTGGTGTAAAACGGTAACCTTGCGGGCAATTTGTCGGACAAACACCATGTCATGTTCGATCACCAAAATGGTGTGGCTTTGGGCTAAGGATTGAATTAACTCTCCTGTAGCTTCCGTTTCTTTGTCCGTCATCCCGGCCACGCATTCATCCAGCAGCAGCAAATCCGGATCTTGAGCAATCACCATGCCGATCTCCAGCCATTGCTTTTCTCCGTGGGAAAGCAGCCCTGCCGGAACCCGATCCTTACGGCTGAGGCCAATGGTTTCCAAAAGAGCATCCGTTTTTTCTCGCAGATGCTTTTTGCCCAATAGGGTGGAAAAAACCCTTTTGTCAGGGTTGAGGGATAGCTCCAAGTTTTCTCGCACGCTCAAGTTTTGATAGACCCGCGGCGTCTGAAACTTGCGCCCAACACCCAAAATCGAGATCTCATGTTCCTTGAGCTTGGTCAGATCTTTTCCTTTAAACAGCACCCGGCCTCGAGTAGGCTTAACCTTGCCCGTCAGCACATCGAGAAACGTAGTCTTGCCTGCCCCATTGGGGCCGATGACCACCCGCAGCTCCCCTTCCTCCAGAGAGAAGTTCAGCCTGTCCAAAGCCTTGAAGCCATCAAAGCTGACGGTGAGATCCTGAGTTTGTAAAATTTGTCGGGTAGCGGTGGGAGCTGCAGTGAGCATAGGGATCACATCCAAGAACGGAAAGGCCAAAGGTCAAACCGGATTCTCAACCCATCAAATAAACCCATCAAATAGGAGAGGAAACTTGGCATCGCTGGCTCACCCATCAGATCTGGGATCCTTTTACTCTGAACTTGCACCTTGCGTATGATGCACATCGACAGAAAGCCAGATTTAAGCTGGGGAAGTATCTGCCAAACGCCTGCGCCAAAGCTGAACGGTGACCCAAAGCTGCCTGCCTTGGGTGCGCACCCAACCCACCAGTCCATCCGGCAACACCAGCACCACCAGCAGGAACAATCCCCCTTGGAAAAACAACCAAATTTCGGGAAGATTTTCGCTCAGCAAGCTCTTGGCAAAGTTAACCAACAGAGCCCCCAGCACCGCCCCCACCAAACTGGCCCGACCGCCCACCGCCACCCAGATTACCATCTCAATGGAAAAGGGAACGGCCATCGCATTGGGAGAGATGATCCCAGTTTGCAAGGTAAACAAAGCTCCGGCAATGCCTGCCAGGGCAGCAGACACGGCAAACACCAGAACTTTAAAGCCGGTGGGATCGTAGCCGGAAAAACGAACCCGTGGCTCGTCATCTCGAATGGCTACCAGGATCCGACCGAATAGGCCGCTGGTCAGCCAACGACAGAGAAGGTAAGCCAAAACCACCGCCAGAACTGTAGTGACATAGACAGCAAAGCGCATTTCGGACGAGTTGACATCTAGGCCAAACAAAGTCTGGAAGTTGGTCAGGCCGTTGGTGCCATTAATTAAGCGCTGTTGGCCGTTGAAGAAGTTAAAGAAAATAATCGTGGTGGCCTGAGTTAAAATGGAAAAATAAACCCCTCGGATGCGATTTCTCACCACCAAATACCCCAGGGCTGCCGCCACCAAAGCCGGGATCAAGACCACAGCAACAGCCGTAAACGGAAACGAATAAAAGGGATACCAAAACCAGGGCAATTCCGTTACCCCATAGAGGCTGAAAAACTCCGGTATCTGACCTTCCGGCAATTGCAATTTCAGGTGCATCCCCAGAGCGTAGCCCCCCAAGGCAAAGAACACCCCATGCCCCAGGCTGAGCATGCCGGTATAGCCCCAGATGAGGTCGATCCCCAAAGCTACAATGCTGAGGGCCAGAAACCGCCCCAACAAGTTGAGCCGAAAGCCAGACAGCACAGTTGGGGCCACAAAGATCAAGGCCAGCACCAAAACGATGAGGATCCCGGCCTCCCACAGAAGCTTGCGAGAAGAATTGGGATCCCCACCCGCGGCGGGAGCAGCCACTTCATGATCAGCACGGGGGGAATGAACCAGTTTCATGGGCTTTGTGAGGGAGTAGAAGATGGAGAGTCTGGTCCTAGAGTTTTCGCCAAGCGAGATCATTCCCTAGGCATCCACCATACGACCTTTTTCGGGGAAAAGGCCCCGAGGTCGCACCTGCAAAAAGGCCACGATCAAAGCAAAGACCATTACCTTGGCCATGCTCGTGGTGGCAAAAAAGTTGAGGGTATCGGTCAGGATGGGCACGTTGGGAAAAATCAAAGCCAGCGTCCCGGAACCGATGACAAAGTTGGCAATCCCGATCCCAAGCGCTGCCACAATGCTGCCCAAAAGCTTACCGACACCCCCCACGACAACCACCATAAAGGTATCCACGATGTAGTTTTGGCCGGTGTTCGGCCCCACGGATCCCAGCAGGCTGACCGCTACGCCGGCCACTCCCGCCAGACCCGAGCCGACGGCAAAGGTGAGGGCATCCACCTTTTGCGTGGGGATCCCTACACAGGCGCTCATGGCCCGATTTTGGGTAACCGCCCGGATGCGCAGCCCCCAGCGGGTGCGTTGCAAGAAGAAGTACAGCCCTAGGATGCAGAAGACAGTGAGGGCGATGATAAACAGGCGGGTATTGGGCAAAAACAGGTTGCCCACCGGGATCCCACCCCCCAGCCACCGGGGAGCCGTCACATCTTTGTTCTGGGCTCCAAACCAGGGTTGAGTGACTGCTAAAGCATAGGTTTGCGCCAGCACCCGCCCCCCCACCGCTGCAATTGCCGTGGAAAGCACCAGTAGCAGCGCCAGCGTCCACCCTTTGAGGCGCGGCCAATCCGTTCGCCTGGCCAAGAGCCACCAGCCGCCAAAAAAGAGCACCGCGAAGGCCCCCAAGCGGAAAGCCAGCACCCAATTGACGCTGCGCACAAACTGCTGCAGGATCAGGCTCACGCCCCAGGTGGCCAAAAGGGTCTCCAAGGGTCGGCCATACAAAAAGCGAATCACCCCCCGCTCCAGGGCTAGTCCCACCAGAGCCGTGACGGCAAAGGCAGCTACCAAAGCTGGAAAGATGTACAGATCCCGCCAGGGATCCCCTAGGGAACGAAAGGCATTTTGAACCACAAAAGTGGTGTAGGCCCCCAACATCATCAGCTCCCCATGGGCCATGTTGATGACCCCCATGAGGCCGAAAACAATGGCCAAGCCCAAGGCGGCTATTAGTAAGACGGTGCCGATGCTAAGGCCGTTAAACAAGCTATCCAAGAGCAAGGTCATGGGCAGGGGATCCTCCTTCCAACTAAACTAGGGAGGCTAACCGAGCATCTAGGCGGGATCCCCGACCCTATCCAAACGGCAAGGGATCCCAGCCCTGGCCAGGACTAGCTGACTTTGTAGCGACCGCCCTTGGCCGGATCTGACCAATCGCAGGCAAAGCCCTTGGTCTCTGCCACAAACTGGTTCCAGGGCTGTGGTTCCACGGCATCCGTAGAAAAGATGACATCAAACAAGCCATCGGAGCGCACCTGGCCGATCCGCACATATTTGGTCAGGTGGTGGTTGGTGTTCATGGTTACCAAGCCTTCAGGGGCATCGAAGGTCTGGCCGTAGGCTGCCTGCCGCACGGCGTCGATCTCCACCGTTCCCGCTTTTTCTGCCGCCTGCTTCCAGATGTAAACCATGATGTAGGCGGCTTCCATCGGGTCGTTGGTGACGCGGTTTTGGCCGTATTCTGCCTTGAAAGCCTCCACAAACTTCTTGTTGGCAGGCGTATCCACCGTCATAAAGTAGTTCCAGGCGGCGAAGTGCCCTTCCAAAAATTCGGGGCCAATGGCCTGCACCTCTTCTTCGGCAATGCTGACGGACATGGAAGGATAACGATCCGGCCCCAGCCCTGCCCCTTTCAGTTGTTTGAAAAAGGCCACGTTGCTGTCGCCATTCAAGCTGTTGTAGATCACACCGCCATTGGGAAGAGCGGCCCGGATCTTGCTGATGATGGGGGTAACTTCTGTGTTGCCCAAAGGCAGATAGTCTTCACCCACCACCTTGCCCCCCAGGGCTTCCAACTGGGCCTTGATGATGGTGTTGGCCGTGCGGGGGAACACGTAGTCGGATCCCACCAGGAAGAACTCTTTGCCCTTGTTCTTGAGCAGCCATTCCACCGAAGGCTCGATCTGCTGGTTGGGGGCAGCGCCGGTGTAGAAGATGTTTTTGGAGCACTCTTGTCCTTCGTACTGCACGGGATACCAGAGCAGGTGCTGCTTGGATTCAAACACCGGCAACACGGCTTTGCGACTGGCCGAAGTCCAGCAGCCGAATACCGTTGCCACCTTGTCCACATCGATCAGTTTGGTGGCTTTCTCCGCAAAGGTTGGCCAATCGGAAGCGCCATCCTCGATAATCGGCTCGATCTGCTTGCCCAAAACCCCACCGGCGGCATTGATCTCTTTGATGGCCAGCTTTTCCGCATCCACCACGCTGGTTTCCGAAATGGCCATGGTGCCGCTAAGGGAGTGCAAAATGCCAACGCGGATGGTCTCTCCCTGGGCGTAGGCGGGCACGGATCGCTTCACCCAGATCTGCGGCCCTAGGGCAGCCCCGGCTCCGGCCAGAGCGCCCATTTTCAGCACTTGACGACGATTAAATGATAGAGCCATCGGTGATCTCCGAAACGAAGTGAGTGCAAAGGGTATTAAGAAGTCCAGTTGTTGCAGCAGCCCGGCCAACAGAGGGAAGCACTTAGCTCATCACCTCGCCCATGTGTTAAATTTGCCCAACTGCAGTCGGCTGAGGCTTTCACCGAATGCCTTCCCAACGTCAACAGGGGAAAGGCTAATCCTGCAGTCGAGAAAGCGTTGTGCATCCCTGTTGCCTTAACGTGTTCCATCAAACCCATTCAGCCCGGAGAGAATTGTATCGCGGGATACCTTTTCCCAGAATCCGAGCCCTTTCCCCACAGGCTGTAGGCAAAGGCAGGGATCCCTTGCTGCCGGCATAATAGGGGTTCTGGGGTCGAGAATTAGTTGAGAGTTAATAGCTTATGGTGCAACAGGCCGGCTATGGATCTTGGCGATCCCCGATTACCGCTGACCTGGTGGTGACGGGATCCCTGCGCTTGGGACAGGTAGTTTGGGATGGAGGGGATCTCTACTGGACGGAGGGTCGCCCACAAGAGAAGGGGCGAAACGTGCTGATGCGGCGCTCTGCCGACGGGATCCTGGTGGAGCTGACACCGGCACCTTTCAATGTGCGGACACGGGTGCATGAGTATGGGGGTGGAGCTTATTGGGTGTCGGCAGGGGTAGTGTATTTTTGCAACTTCGCTGACCAACGGCTCTACCGCCTGCTGCCGGGTTCGGATCCCCAGCCCCTGACAGAAGCAGGCCCCTATCGCTATGCAGATGGGGTGGTGGATCGGGCGCGTGGACGCATCCTCTGTGTGCGGGAAGATCACAGCCGCCAGGGAGAGCCGGAAAACAGCCTTGTCTCGATTGACTTGGAAAGCGGATCCCAGCAGATTTTGGCTTCTGGGCACGACTTCTACGCCAGCCCGCGCCTCAGTCCAGACGGCCAGACCTTGGTATGGCTGACCTGGGATCACCCCCAGATGCCCTGGGATGGGACGGAACTGTGGCGGTCTGAGGTGAACCCTGACGGCAGCTTGGGAGAACCTCAAAAGCTGGCCGGTGGCCCTGCCGAGTCGATCTTCCAGCCCCAGTGGTCACCGCAAGGGGATCTCTACTTTGTTTCCGATTGCAGCGGCTGGTGGAACCTCTATCGCTGGGATCCCCAGGGCCCCATTCCCCTCTGCCCTATGGAAGCGGAGTTTGGAGAGCCGCAGTGGGTGTTTGGCCTGAGCACCTACGGCTTCTGTGGCGATGGGCGCATCCTGGCCTGTTATGAACAAGACGGGCTGTCTCATCTGGCTTATCTGGATCCCCATTCAGGACAGTTGGCAGGGATCCCCTTGCCCTACACCCAGATCAGCGGTTTGCAGGTGAGTGGGGAAAAAGCCGCTTTCCTGGCCGGATCCCCGACGGAAGCCACTGCCTTGGTCTGCCTAGACTTACCCTCCAGCCAAGTGGAGGTGGTGGCCCGTTCCAGCAGCGTGGCGGTGGATCCGGACTATCTGTCGATCCCAGAGCCCATTGTTTTTCCCACCGGTGGCGGCAAGGAAGTGGCCTACGCCTTCTTCTATCCCCCCAAAAACCGAGACTTTGTTGCCCCTGCTGGCGAAAAGCCACCCCTGCTGGTGAAAAGCCACGGCGGGCCCACCGGGGCGACGGCAGCCGTGCTCAACCTGGGGATCCAATACTGGACCAGTCGGGGGATTGCCGTTTTGGATGTGAACTACCGGGGCAGCAGCGGCTACGGACGGGCCTATCGGGATGCTCTCAAAGGCCGGTGGGGCCTGGTAGATGTGGAAGATTGCATCGCCGGATCCCAATTTTTGGCAGAACAGGGCAAGGTGGATGGGGAACGGCTGCTCATTCAAGGGGGCAGCGCTGGCGGCTATACCACGTTGGCGGCCTTGACCTTCCACGCCGTCTTCCGAGCAGGTGCCAGCTACTACGGGGTGAGCGATCTAGAAGCCCTGGCCCAGGAGACCCACAAGTTCGAGTCTCGCTACTTGGACAGCCTCATTGGCCCCTACCCAGAGCGGCGGGATCTCTACCGGGAGCGTTCCCCCATTCATCACCTGGAGGGCCTCAATTGTCCGGTTATCTTCTTCCAAGGGTTGGAAGACGCCATCGTGCCCCCCAATCAGGCGGAGAGGATGGTGGCAGCCCTACGGGCCAAAGGGATCCCAGTGGCCTATGTGCCCTTCGAGGGAGAGCAACACGGCTTTCGCCAGGCGGCCAACATCAAACGGGCTTTGGAGGCAGAGCTTTACTTTTATGCCCAGGTGCTGGGGTTTCCGCTGGCAGAACCTCTTGAGCCGGTTCGGATCGAGAACTTGGACATCTGATGATGACTGCTCAATGGGTCGAATAGAAAGGGATCCCGTCCCATCTATGGCCCATTGTTGCTCCACAACGCTGTCGCGACAGAGCAGCCCCTCTATGATGGACTTACCAGCCAACCCGGATGGAGTCATCGATATTGCTCCGCAACACTGTCGCGACTGCTGGTAAGAGAGCTGGTCATGAGCGTCAGTAGCCCTTCCTTCCGTGAACTGCCCATCTTAGAAAGCGGCGATCGTCTCACCCGCGATGAGTTTGAACGGCGCTATCAAGCCATGCCTCAGCTCAAAAAAGCCGAGCTGATTGAGGGAATTGTTTACGTGGCATCTCCCCTCAGATATCGCCGACATGGCAGACCACACAGCCACATCATGGCCTGGCTGGGAGTTTATGAAGCAGCAACGCCGGGGGTTGAGTCGGCGGGCAATCCAACCGTTCGCCTGGACTTGGACAATGAGCCGCAGCCAGATGCCATATTGCGGATGCACGAATCTTGTGGGGGACAGTCCCGCATTAGCGAGGATGACTACATTGAGGGTGCACCGGAGCTGATTGTGGAGATTGCCGCCAGCACAGCTTCCTACGACCTGCATGATAAGCTGCGGGCCTACCGGCGCAACGGCGTGCGGGAATATCTGGTCTGGCTAACCCAAGAGCAAGCCTTTCGCTGGTATGTCTTCCAGAATGGAGAGTACGTGCAGCAACAGCCCAATGAGTTGGGCGTTTTGTACAGTCGGGTGTTTCCGGGGTTGTGGTTAGCCGTGGACGCGCTGCTGACGGGCAACATGCAGCAGGTGTTGGGTGTGCTGCAAAGGGGAATTGAGTCGGAGGAACACCGAGAGTTTGCAGCGCGGTTGGCAACCCGAGAAGCAGAGGCTGGAGCCTAGGCCATGAGTCGGAGGGACGGGTTTGCGCTCAGAAAGGCCCAGGTTAATGGCTGTGGGCCAACAGGTTGGGCTCGAAGACAGCCATCTCCAACCGAAACGGGATCCCCATGTGGGCCAGCCAGTCCTGCAGCGGATCATCGGCCAGCGCCAGGATCTGCCCTTGGGGGGAAACGTGGGCCGGGCGGTGCCAATTGCCCAGTTGATGAATCACCTGGCCCATCTGGATGGGGTTTTCAGGTTGAATCAAGAGCACCGGTTCGGGTTGGGCTTTGACCCGAATGTGTCGCTGCGCATCCGCATAGAGCAGATCCCCATCGTGAAGATGGGTGCCCCGAGGCAGCATCAACTGGATCTCGGTACCCCAGTCGCTCACCAGCCGTTGCCGGGATCGCTGGCGGTCGTGCCAAGTGAGGGCAACCACTTCCAAGTGGCCGGGGATCCCCTCTGGCGGCTCGTCCAGCAGTTGCGTCACCGTAATGGCCGCGGGATCCTCTCCCGCAGCATGGGCATCTTCGCTCAT
Proteins encoded in this region:
- a CDS encoding urease accessory protein UreE yields the protein MSEDAHAAGEDPAAITVTQLLDEPPEGIPGHLEVVALTWHDRQRSRQRLVSDWGTEIQLMLPRGTHLHDGDLLYADAQRHIRVKAQPEPVLLIQPENPIQMGQVIHQLGNWHRPAHVSPQGQILALADDPLQDWLAHMGIPFRLEMAVFEPNLLAHSH
- a CDS encoding S9 family peptidase codes for the protein MVQQAGYGSWRSPITADLVVTGSLRLGQVVWDGGDLYWTEGRPQEKGRNVLMRRSADGILVELTPAPFNVRTRVHEYGGGAYWVSAGVVYFCNFADQRLYRLLPGSDPQPLTEAGPYRYADGVVDRARGRILCVREDHSRQGEPENSLVSIDLESGSQQILASGHDFYASPRLSPDGQTLVWLTWDHPQMPWDGTELWRSEVNPDGSLGEPQKLAGGPAESIFQPQWSPQGDLYFVSDCSGWWNLYRWDPQGPIPLCPMEAEFGEPQWVFGLSTYGFCGDGRILACYEQDGLSHLAYLDPHSGQLAGIPLPYTQISGLQVSGEKAAFLAGSPTEATALVCLDLPSSQVEVVARSSSVAVDPDYLSIPEPIVFPTGGGKEVAYAFFYPPKNRDFVAPAGEKPPLLVKSHGGPTGATAAVLNLGIQYWTSRGIAVLDVNYRGSSGYGRAYRDALKGRWGLVDVEDCIAGSQFLAEQGKVDGERLLIQGGSAGGYTTLAALTFHAVFRAGASYYGVSDLEALAQETHKFESRYLDSLIGPYPERRDLYRERSPIHHLEGLNCPVIFFQGLEDAIVPPNQAERMVAALRAKGIPVAYVPFEGEQHGFRQAANIKRALEAELYFYAQVLGFPLAEPLEPVRIENLDI
- a CDS encoding Uma2 family endonuclease, with the protein product MSVSSPSFRELPILESGDRLTRDEFERRYQAMPQLKKAELIEGIVYVASPLRYRRHGRPHSHIMAWLGVYEAATPGVESAGNPTVRLDLDNEPQPDAILRMHESCGGQSRISEDDYIEGAPELIVEIAASTASYDLHDKLRAYRRNGVREYLVWLTQEQAFRWYVFQNGEYVQQQPNELGVLYSRVFPGLWLAVDALLTGNMQQVLGVLQRGIESEEHREFAARLATREAEAGA
- the urtC gene encoding urea ABC transporter permease subunit UrtC, which gives rise to MISLGENSRTRLSIFYSLTKPMKLVHSPRADHEVAAPAAGGDPNSSRKLLWEAGILIVLVLALIFVAPTVLSGFRLNLLGRFLALSIVALGIDLIWGYTGMLSLGHGVFFALGGYALGMHLKLQLPEGQIPEFFSLYGVTELPWFWYPFYSFPFTAVAVVLIPALVAAALGYLVVRNRIRGVYFSILTQATTIIFFNFFNGQQRLINGTNGLTNFQTLFGLDVNSSEMRFAVYVTTVLAVVLAYLLCRWLTSGLFGRILVAIRDDEPRVRFSGYDPTGFKVLVFAVSAALAGIAGALFTLQTGIISPNAMAVPFSIEMVIWVAVGGRASLVGAVLGALLVNFAKSLLSENLPEIWLFFQGGLFLLVVLVLPDGLVGWVRTQGRQLWVTVQLWRRRLADTSPA
- the urtB gene encoding urea ABC transporter permease subunit UrtB, with the translated sequence MTLLLDSLFNGLSIGTVLLIAALGLAIVFGLMGVINMAHGELMMLGAYTTFVVQNAFRSLGDPWRDLYIFPALVAAFAVTALVGLALERGVIRFLYGRPLETLLATWGVSLILQQFVRSVNWVLAFRLGAFAVLFFGGWWLLARRTDWPRLKGWTLALLLVLSTAIAAVGGRVLAQTYALAVTQPWFGAQNKDVTAPRWLGGGIPVGNLFLPNTRLFIIALTVFCILGLYFFLQRTRWGLRIRAVTQNRAMSACVGIPTQKVDALTFAVGSGLAGVAGVAVSLLGSVGPNTGQNYIVDTFMVVVVGGVGKLLGSIVAALGIGIANFVIGSGTLALIFPNVPILTDTLNFFATTSMAKVMVFALIVAFLQVRPRGLFPEKGRMVDA
- the urtE gene encoding urea ABC transporter ATP-binding subunit UrtE; amino-acid sequence: MRRPMNTENATATQNLSRDGSGPLLEVSNLRVYYGQSLIVKDLSFKIFPGQAVCLLGRNGMGKTTTLKALMGLLKDCTGKIAFEGRPINHYPPNWRARAGIGYVPQGREIFPRLTVEENLLVGLEAAPDRERIIPEFVYDLFPILRSFLKRLGGDLSGGQQQQLAIARALVAEPKLLLLDEPTEGIQPSIIIEIEEAITRIQKERGVSVLLVEQYFEFAQSLADYFYLMENGSLIMEGPTDQMDEEKVRAHLSI
- the urtD gene encoding urea ABC transporter ATP-binding protein UrtD, with protein sequence MLTAAPTATRQILQTQDLTVSFDGFKALDRLNFSLEEGELRVVIGPNGAGKTTFLDVLTGKVKPTRGRVLFKGKDLTKLKEHEISILGVGRKFQTPRVYQNLSVRENLELSLNPDKRVFSTLLGKKHLREKTDALLETIGLSRKDRVPAGLLSHGEKQWLEIGMVIAQDPDLLLLDECVAGMTDKETEATGELIQSLAQSHTILVIEHDMVFVRQIARKVTVLHQGSVLCEGTFEDVKNDPRVIEVYLGSHKGKN
- the urtA gene encoding urea ABC transporter substrate-binding protein, which translates into the protein MALSFNRRQVLKMGALAGAGAALGPQIWVKRSVPAYAQGETIRVGILHSLSGTMAISETSVVDAEKLAIKEINAAGGVLGKQIEPIIEDGASDWPTFAEKATKLIDVDKVATVFGCWTSASRKAVLPVFESKQHLLWYPVQYEGQECSKNIFYTGAAPNQQIEPSVEWLLKNKGKEFFLVGSDYVFPRTANTIIKAQLEALGGKVVGEDYLPLGNTEVTPIISKIRAALPNGGVIYNSLNGDSNVAFFKQLKGAGLGPDRYPSMSVSIAEEEVQAIGPEFLEGHFAAWNYFMTVDTPANKKFVEAFKAEYGQNRVTNDPMEAAYIMVYIWKQAAEKAGTVEIDAVRQAAYGQTFDAPEGLVTMNTNHHLTKYVRIGQVRSDGLFDVIFSTDAVEPQPWNQFVAETKGFACDWSDPAKGGRYKVS